The following proteins are encoded in a genomic region of Mycobacterium kiyosense:
- the fadE24 gene encoding acyl-CoA dehydrogenase: protein MVRIAPPTEAADMTETLPASASRSRAKKRGEDQTTIGMKPHKRTGIDVALALLTPVVGQEFLDKHHLRAPLNRTLRYGAKQMFSTTTAATRQFKRVQNLRGAPTRLKSSGKNYFDLTPDDDQKMIVETVEEFAAEILRPAAHDADEATHYPDGLLAKAAELGITAINIPEDFDGIAEHRSTVTNALVAEALAYGDMGQALPILAPGGVAAALTHWGSADQQATYLKEFAGENVPQACVAIAEPHPLFDPTRLRTTAVRTPSGYRLDGVKSLVPAAAEAELFVIGAQLNGKPALFVVESSATGLSVKSDPSMGIRAAALGQVELSGVTVPRSARLGEDQACDEDYSEAIALARLGWAALAVGTSHAVLDYVIPYVKEREAFGEPIARRQAVAFMCANIAIELDGLRLITWRGASRAEQGLPFAREAALAKRFGTDKGMQIGLDGVQLLGGHGYTKEHPVERWYRDLRAIGVAEGVVVI, encoded by the coding sequence GTGGTACGCATCGCCCCACCGACAGAGGCTGCCGATATGACCGAGACACTTCCCGCTTCCGCTTCCCGTTCCCGCGCCAAAAAGCGTGGTGAGGACCAGACGACGATCGGGATGAAGCCCCACAAGCGCACCGGAATCGACGTCGCGCTGGCGTTGCTGACCCCCGTCGTCGGCCAGGAATTCCTGGACAAGCACCACCTGCGCGCCCCGCTGAACCGCACCCTGCGGTACGGCGCCAAGCAGATGTTTTCCACCACCACTGCCGCCACCCGGCAGTTCAAGCGAGTGCAGAACCTGCGTGGCGCGCCGACCCGGCTGAAGTCCAGCGGCAAGAACTACTTCGACCTCACACCGGACGACGACCAGAAGATGATCGTCGAGACCGTCGAAGAATTCGCCGCCGAGATCCTGCGTCCGGCCGCGCACGACGCCGACGAGGCCACCCACTACCCGGACGGCCTGCTCGCCAAGGCCGCCGAGTTGGGCATCACCGCGATCAACATCCCCGAGGACTTCGACGGCATCGCCGAGCACCGCTCCACGGTGACCAACGCGCTGGTGGCCGAGGCGTTGGCGTACGGCGACATGGGTCAGGCGCTGCCGATCCTGGCCCCCGGCGGTGTGGCTGCCGCGCTGACGCACTGGGGCAGCGCCGACCAGCAGGCCACCTACCTGAAGGAGTTTGCCGGCGAGAATGTGCCGCAGGCATGCGTGGCGATCGCCGAACCGCATCCGCTGTTCGACCCCACCCGGTTGCGGACCACCGCGGTGCGCACCCCGTCCGGCTATCGCCTCGACGGTGTGAAATCACTGGTGCCCGCCGCGGCCGAGGCCGAACTCTTCGTGATCGGCGCGCAGCTCAACGGCAAGCCGGCGCTGTTCGTCGTCGAGTCGTCCGCCACAGGCCTGTCCGTCAAGTCCGACCCGAGCATGGGTATCCGCGCCGCGGCGCTGGGCCAGGTTGAGCTGTCCGGCGTCACGGTGCCGCGCAGCGCCCGTCTCGGCGAGGACCAGGCGTGCGACGAGGACTACTCCGAGGCCATCGCCCTGGCCCGATTGGGGTGGGCCGCCCTGGCAGTGGGTACCTCGCACGCGGTGCTCGACTACGTCATCCCCTATGTCAAGGAGCGCGAGGCGTTCGGCGAGCCGATCGCCCGTCGTCAAGCCGTCGCGTTCATGTGCGCCAACATCGCCATCGAGCTGGACGGGCTGCGCCTGATCACCTGGCGCGGTGCCTCCCGTGCCGAGCAGGGTCTGCCGTTCGCCCGGGAAGCCGCGCTCGCCAAGCGATTCGGCACCGACAAGGGCATGCAGATCGGCCTGGACGGCGTGCAGTTGCTCGGTGGCCACGGCTACACCAAAGAGCACCCGGTCGAACGCTGGTACCGCGACCTGCGGGCCATCGGCGTCGCCGAGGGCGTCGTAGTCATCTGA
- a CDS encoding histidinol-phosphatase — MGRNDDLEFALELADRADELTRARFGALDLRVETKPDLTPVTDADRDVESELRGAIAVGRPGDDVLGEEFGGTPAFTGRQWIIDPIDGTKNFVRGVPVWASLIALLQDGVPIVGVVSAPALRRRWWAAQGAGAYAAVDDAQPRRVSVSAVAELDSASLSFSSLSGWAQLGLRDRFIELTDAVWRVRGYGDFLSYCLLAEGAVDIAAEPEVSVWDLAALDVLVREAGGRFTSLDGTPGPHGGSAVATNGPLHGRVLNRLRDDVS; from the coding sequence ATGGGCCGCAACGATGATCTCGAGTTCGCACTGGAGCTCGCCGACCGGGCCGACGAGTTGACCCGGGCCCGCTTCGGCGCACTGGACCTGCGGGTCGAGACCAAACCTGACCTGACTCCGGTCACCGACGCCGACCGCGACGTGGAATCCGAGCTGCGCGGTGCCATCGCGGTCGGCCGGCCCGGTGACGACGTGCTCGGCGAGGAGTTCGGCGGCACCCCCGCATTCACCGGACGGCAGTGGATCATCGACCCGATCGACGGCACCAAGAACTTCGTGCGCGGGGTACCGGTGTGGGCCAGCTTGATCGCGCTGTTGCAGGACGGCGTGCCGATTGTCGGTGTGGTGAGCGCGCCGGCGTTGCGGCGCCGGTGGTGGGCCGCGCAAGGCGCCGGCGCCTACGCCGCGGTCGACGATGCCCAGCCGCGCCGAGTGTCCGTTTCGGCGGTGGCTGAACTGGATTCGGCCAGCCTGTCGTTCTCCAGCCTGTCGGGGTGGGCGCAACTCGGATTGCGCGACCGGTTCATCGAACTGACCGACGCGGTGTGGCGGGTGCGCGGCTACGGCGACTTCCTGTCTTATTGCCTACTGGCCGAAGGCGCGGTGGACATCGCCGCCGAACCGGAAGTGTCGGTATGGGACCTGGCCGCACTCGACGTGTTGGTGCGCGAGGCCGGTGGCCGTTTCACCAGCCTCGATGGCACGCCGGGGCCACATGGCGGCAGCGCCGTTGCCACCAACGGCCCGCTGCACGGGCGGGTGCTGAACCGCCTGCGCGACGATGTGAGTTAG